One window of Salmo salar chromosome ssa11, Ssal_v3.1, whole genome shotgun sequence genomic DNA carries:
- the cxxc5a gene encoding CXXC-type zinc finger protein 5 isoform X1: protein MSSGRSEGSRDRTAEALERSSCSEDVPVIERRNRSGIISEPLSKSLKRSRTLSQYTAACPTNTNGHAHHNGEAKSHPAKPQPPPQPQPTVSALAAAKLDRTLEQVLEGQNGLLHFAQAAVLLKRAGMEHMLLPGGMGMGMGGSDSISGANDLDGASAADSIGGIADFPYGVGGGFPFNPGLFIMTPAGVFLADSALHMAGLAEYPAQSELASAINSGKKKRKRCGMCQPCRRRINCETCSSCRNRKTGHQICKFRKCDELKKKPSATLEKVMLPTGAAFRWFQ from the exons atgtctAGCGGACGGTCGGAGGGAAGCCGAGACCGGACAGCCGAGGCCCTAGAGCGAAGCAGCTGCAGTGAGGATGTCCCTGTCATCGAGCGCAGGAACCGCAGTGGCATCATCAGTGAGCCCCTGAGTAAGAGCCTTAAGAGGTCTCGCACCCTCTCCCAGTACACAGCCGCCTGCCCCACCAACACTAATGGACACGCACACCACAATGGAGAGGCCAAGAGCCACCCGGCCAAGCCCCAGCcacccccacagccccagcccacTGTCTCAGCGCTGGCGGCAGCCAAGCTGGACCGGACCCTGGAGCAGGTCCTGGAAGGACAGAACGGCCTGCTGCACTTTGCCCAGGCGGCGGTGCTGTTAAAGAGGGCTGGGATGGAGCACATGCTGCTGCCGGGGggcatggggatggggatggggggtaGCGATTCAATCTCAGGGGCAAACGACTTGGATGGTGCGTCTGCTGCGGACTCCATTGGCGGTATTGCAGACTTCCCGTACGGTGTGGGAGGCGGCTTCCCGTTCAATCCGGGACTGTTTATCATGACACCGGCCGGCGTGTTCCTGGCCGACAGCGCTCTGCACATGGCCGGCCTGGCTGAGTACCCGGCGCAGAGCGAGCTGGCCTCCGCCATCAACTCCGGCAAAAAGAAGCGGAAACGCTGCGGCATGTGCCAGCCCTGCCGTCGGCGAATTAACTGCGAGACGTGCAGCAGCTGCCGGAACCGCAAAACGGGCCACCAGATCTGCAAGTTCCGCAAATGTGATGAGCTGAAAAAGAAACCATCTGCCACTCTGGAG AAGGTGATGCTTCCTACAGGAGCAGCATTTCGGTGGTTCCAGTAA
- the cxxc5a gene encoding CXXC-type zinc finger protein 5 isoform X2, whose product MSSGRSEGSRDRTAEALERSSCSEDVPVIERRNRSGIISEPLSKSLKRSRTLSQYTAACPTNTNGHAHHNGEAKSHPAKPQPPPQPQPTVSALAAAKLDRTLEQVLEGQNGLLHFAQAAVLLKRAGMEHMLLPGGMGMGMGGSDSISGANDLDGASAADSIGGIADFPYGVGGGFPFNPGLFIMTPAGVFLADSALHMAGLAEYPAQSELASAINSGKKKRKRCGMCQPCRRRINCETCSSCRNRKTGHQICKFRKCDELKKKPSATLEVMLPTGAAFRWFQ is encoded by the exons atgtctAGCGGACGGTCGGAGGGAAGCCGAGACCGGACAGCCGAGGCCCTAGAGCGAAGCAGCTGCAGTGAGGATGTCCCTGTCATCGAGCGCAGGAACCGCAGTGGCATCATCAGTGAGCCCCTGAGTAAGAGCCTTAAGAGGTCTCGCACCCTCTCCCAGTACACAGCCGCCTGCCCCACCAACACTAATGGACACGCACACCACAATGGAGAGGCCAAGAGCCACCCGGCCAAGCCCCAGCcacccccacagccccagcccacTGTCTCAGCGCTGGCGGCAGCCAAGCTGGACCGGACCCTGGAGCAGGTCCTGGAAGGACAGAACGGCCTGCTGCACTTTGCCCAGGCGGCGGTGCTGTTAAAGAGGGCTGGGATGGAGCACATGCTGCTGCCGGGGggcatggggatggggatggggggtaGCGATTCAATCTCAGGGGCAAACGACTTGGATGGTGCGTCTGCTGCGGACTCCATTGGCGGTATTGCAGACTTCCCGTACGGTGTGGGAGGCGGCTTCCCGTTCAATCCGGGACTGTTTATCATGACACCGGCCGGCGTGTTCCTGGCCGACAGCGCTCTGCACATGGCCGGCCTGGCTGAGTACCCGGCGCAGAGCGAGCTGGCCTCCGCCATCAACTCCGGCAAAAAGAAGCGGAAACGCTGCGGCATGTGCCAGCCCTGCCGTCGGCGAATTAACTGCGAGACGTGCAGCAGCTGCCGGAACCGCAAAACGGGCCACCAGATCTGCAAGTTCCGCAAATGTGATGAGCTGAAAAAGAAACCATCTGCCACTCTGGAG GTGATGCTTCCTACAGGAGCAGCATTTCGGTGGTTCCAGTAA